The following proteins are encoded in a genomic region of Enterocloster clostridioformis:
- a CDS encoding DUF4062 domain-containing protein, with the protein MSLPWVIGVLSTDFDLHDYREAIINYLKQSNTIISAFESPDFPVEPDKHSHDVCLTALKRTHIAILIIDKRFGGIYYDSSDVSITKEEYISAIEKGIPCLVFVNKQSWEERHSYSVDLKKCGKSPEEFEKEYNCKYVSDIRTIYFINDIQKIYEDKNCSNWITFFDSIPDLIEKLHGKLSGLSRYWIKRIVNRQRDSLKARKTSTSFSMSLGDVFDKGYYMEPEYNVESGSLLTENQGLEKAIVSELSNQKSVLVYGEAGYGKTTILARSFLEHVAKFNKEDGYEIPFYIWLKDKSSEYHFDFYRYIQECFEVYYKRMPYPYLDVSSIMPYFYLDGFDEIAEKISREEVNSIISSCIFKFPIMLTSRIQYALRYLGNFELANKFNVRIKINKWDPEKAKKYIDNFCVINGKNKEYVDKIYVLLTDNKDLNDILDNPLLITMLLWVIEANRMDIPETISTRVELFQECFKEMARRELHRAKISNLVENDLILIWSYFAWLIYQERLLKRKPKVKNLLLDLQNNYLIQYGENYNDSILEVVFDTVGEFVFGTFHEQFLEFLVANTLYHACLYKKMPYPEFLKYVIRPEINRYFRAIWNESLEEEKESIANNIFDKYMDNLGLNDNIAISTRVHAIYHISRLNSKLREKNIERAFSIETNISVRLSLFFGAIKMGKMNEEEDFYNLLLENQEYNVANRGYHLAYYSDMPSDGELPFLDTGEVDWSNTLKAFIRHFESKKREQYFLRRIDLITMLQLMESRQSTGPLTRKILENFEQLTFHPVIRNEKDFQKKIEKAFNTVKAKFEEFCEL; encoded by the coding sequence ATGTCTTTACCGTGGGTGATTGGAGTACTTTCCACTGATTTTGATTTACATGATTATCGCGAAGCAATTATTAACTATCTAAAACAAAGTAATACTATAATTTCTGCTTTTGAATCTCCTGATTTTCCAGTAGAACCAGATAAACATTCGCATGACGTTTGTTTAACAGCTTTAAAAAGAACACATATCGCTATTTTAATAATAGACAAGAGATTTGGTGGTATTTATTACGATTCATCGGATGTGTCTATTACAAAGGAAGAATATATATCTGCAATTGAAAAAGGAATCCCATGTCTTGTTTTTGTAAACAAACAATCTTGGGAGGAGAGGCATTCTTATTCCGTTGATTTGAAAAAATGTGGAAAGTCACCTGAGGAATTTGAAAAAGAATATAATTGTAAATATGTTAGTGACATTAGAACAATTTATTTTATCAATGATATTCAAAAAATTTATGAGGATAAAAATTGTAGTAATTGGATAACTTTTTTTGATAGCATACCTGATTTGATAGAGAAATTGCATGGTAAACTTAGTGGTCTATCTCGGTATTGGATAAAGCGTATAGTTAATAGGCAGAGAGATAGTTTGAAGGCCCGAAAGACATCTACAAGTTTTTCGATGTCTTTAGGAGATGTTTTCGATAAAGGGTATTATATGGAGCCTGAATATAATGTTGAATCAGGTTCTTTATTAACAGAGAATCAGGGTTTGGAAAAAGCTATAGTTAGTGAATTATCTAATCAAAAATCTGTCCTTGTTTATGGCGAGGCAGGTTATGGGAAGACAACAATCTTAGCGAGGAGTTTTTTAGAACATGTTGCGAAATTTAATAAAGAGGATGGATACGAAATTCCTTTTTATATTTGGTTGAAAGATAAAAGTAGCGAATATCATTTTGATTTTTATAGGTACATACAGGAATGTTTTGAAGTCTATTATAAGAGAATGCCATATCCTTATTTGGATGTTTCGTCTATAATGCCATATTTTTATTTAGATGGCTTTGATGAGATTGCAGAAAAAATTTCCAGAGAAGAGGTAAATAGTATTATTTCATCATGTATATTTAAATTTCCTATCATGTTGACAAGTCGCATTCAATATGCCTTACGTTATTTGGGTAATTTTGAATTGGCCAATAAATTTAATGTTCGTATAAAGATAAACAAATGGGATCCAGAAAAGGCTAAAAAATATATTGATAATTTTTGTGTTATAAATGGGAAAAACAAAGAATATGTTGATAAAATTTACGTTTTATTAACTGATAACAAAGATTTAAATGATATTTTAGATAATCCATTACTTATTACAATGTTACTTTGGGTAATTGAAGCTAATAGAATGGATATTCCTGAAACAATTTCTACTAGGGTAGAACTTTTTCAGGAATGTTTTAAGGAAATGGCTCGGCGAGAATTGCATAGAGCAAAAATTTCTAATTTAGTTGAAAATGATTTAATATTAATTTGGTCTTATTTTGCTTGGCTGATATATCAGGAAAGATTGTTGAAAAGAAAACCTAAAGTTAAAAATTTACTTTTAGATTTACAAAATAATTATCTTATACAATATGGTGAAAATTATAATGATTCTATATTAGAAGTGGTCTTTGATACAGTGGGAGAATTTGTATTTGGAACTTTTCATGAACAATTTTTAGAGTTTTTGGTTGCTAATACATTATACCATGCATGTTTGTATAAGAAGATGCCATATCCAGAATTTCTAAAATATGTTATACGCCCAGAAATTAATAGATATTTTAGAGCAATTTGGAATGAAAGTTTAGAAGAAGAAAAAGAAAGTATTGCTAATAATATTTTTGATAAATACATGGATAATTTAGGTTTAAATGATAATATAGCTATTTCGACCAGAGTACATGCCATATATCATATTTCAAGGTTAAATAGTAAGTTACGAGAAAAAAATATTGAAAGGGCGTTTTCAATTGAGACGAATATTTCAGTGCGTTTATCTTTGTTTTTTGGAGCAATTAAAATGGGAAAAATGAATGAAGAAGAGGACTTCTATAATCTTTTACTTGAAAACCAGGAATATAATGTAGCAAATAGAGGATATCATCTGGCATATTATTCTGACATGCCGTCAGATGGAGAATTACCGTTTCTCGATACAGGTGAAGTAGATTGGTCAAATACATTAAAAGCGTTTATTAGACATTTTGAAAGTAAAAAAAGAGAACAATATTTTTTACGCAGAATAGATTTGATTACAATGTTACAATTAATGGAATCAAGACAATCAACAGGACCGCTTACTAGAAAAATTTTGGAAAATTTTGAACAACTTACCTTTCATCCGGTTATTCGAAATGAGAAAGATTTTCAAAAGAAAATAGAAAAAGCTTTTAATACTGTGAAAGCGAAATTTGAAGAATTCTGTGAATTGTAA
- a CDS encoding DNA methyltransferase: MEKLIRTLNQINWDFSDYNSLKFPIDINSIPWYPATLPPPIPKFLIALLSKENDIVFDPFGGKGTVGVEAIKQNRRFYYNDLNPFAADITKDIINILKGCCLDRNHVLKLVELDTETLKSIRVRFVKEDVYEGKNEEIINKYYAYQLSIDIDVLGLSRELPYWYHIDTLNELVCIYKLLESNHDTYSYYIRKFAFVSILKEVCSQRGHFTYITDNCRPSKITYFDAFTAYLAMLKRINDSAADFIKQFHTTNSTGNLFDIINNSYINCGDSRRLDWIENNSIDLVITSPPYLCAQDYVKTMRLINLFFPEERFKDLTEKEIGARARRKGRAAEVVQSFYDDMDNVLNEVSRILKKDKYFCLVIGQGKGKITKEYDTINDISTMAITKHSFEKVFQTTRRINYKAVRIGGVDSEEIIIFRKIN, encoded by the coding sequence ATGGAAAAGCTTATTCGGACTTTGAATCAAATCAATTGGGACTTTTCTGATTATAATAGTTTGAAATTTCCTATAGATATTAATTCAATACCATGGTATCCAGCAACTCTGCCACCGCCAATACCCAAATTTCTAATTGCGCTATTGTCAAAGGAAAATGATATTGTTTTTGATCCTTTTGGAGGAAAAGGAACAGTTGGTGTTGAAGCGATAAAACAAAACAGACGCTTTTATTATAACGATTTGAACCCATTTGCAGCAGATATTACAAAAGATATTATAAATATACTTAAGGGCTGTTGTTTGGATAGGAATCACGTCTTAAAGCTTGTTGAATTAGATACAGAAACCTTAAAGAGTATAAGAGTGCGTTTTGTGAAAGAAGATGTTTATGAAGGGAAAAATGAGGAAATTATTAATAAATACTACGCCTATCAGTTGAGTATTGATATTGATGTACTTGGTTTAAGCCGGGAGTTACCTTATTGGTATCATATTGATACTTTGAATGAACTTGTTTGTATATATAAATTACTAGAAAGTAATCATGATACCTATTCATATTATATAAGAAAATTTGCTTTTGTATCTATTCTGAAAGAAGTTTGTTCCCAGAGAGGGCATTTTACATATATAACAGATAATTGTAGACCCTCTAAGATCACATATTTTGATGCGTTTACTGCGTACCTCGCCATGTTGAAAAGAATTAATGATTCAGCGGCAGACTTTATTAAGCAATTTCATACAACGAATAGTACTGGTAATTTATTTGATATAATAAACAATTCATATATAAATTGTGGCGATTCACGTAGGCTCGATTGGATTGAGAATAACAGTATAGATCTTGTTATCACATCACCCCCATATTTATGTGCTCAAGACTATGTAAAAACAATGCGACTAATTAATCTTTTTTTCCCGGAAGAGAGATTTAAAGATTTAACAGAAAAAGAGATCGGAGCAAGAGCTAGAAGAAAAGGTAGGGCTGCAGAAGTAGTACAAAGTTTTTATGATGACATGGATAATGTGCTTAATGAAGTAAGTCGAATTTTAAAAAAAGATAAGTATTTTTGTCTTGTTATCGGACAAGGAAAAGGAAAAATAACAAAAGAGTACGATACTATCAACGATATATCTACTATGGCTATAACAAAGCATAGCTTTGAAAAGGTATTTCAAACAACGAGAAGAATTAACTATAAAGCTGTTAGGATTGGCGGAGTAGATAGTGAAGAGATTATAATATTTCGTAAGATAAACTAG
- a CDS encoding HD domain-containing protein: protein MKIYDRLYKEMKFPPIIIELLNCPGLLRLRDVRMANNQFVAFPSFASSSRYEHSLGVCYLAGICADSMELAEKDRTELMVACLYHDVGTPPFAHAMEEVLQIKFGFDHEQNLKNLIMGTTGVFDREFAQIYQGQGLKILSVCQSREARRIGLDIHRIAHLAAGDSRELLSDLVNSKGMDLDNIDNIFRASSAMGLIAGECGETAKMLAGSFVVKEGQICLNGMYVDQIREWQRIRDLQYTAIFESIEDFAYQTMIKRAINLLLEEDCNTTVLDINSWRLTDSEMTYNVLLRHTKSRDIMKRVLLCKPYVCLGILYVKGNGVVNYINKNLQKIEKVAGEYFVDFMGMTDKKIKSIGIPPVVANFYPDKRKRMIANKVFLWNEEIKVCNSEDYPQGVLLGLFSPFSNNNFKNVEVEGKNLRKKISFRKSELEVMCNILEEGLLKNFEVSLYGGEDNGKAYSDFESNQLGLF from the coding sequence ATGAAAATATATGATAGATTATATAAAGAGATGAAATTTCCTCCCATTATCATAGAATTATTAAACTGCCCAGGTCTTTTGCGGTTACGTGATGTTAGGATGGCAAATAATCAATTTGTTGCATTCCCATCATTTGCATCGTCATCACGTTATGAACACTCTTTGGGAGTTTGCTATCTTGCTGGTATTTGTGCAGATAGTATGGAACTGGCTGAAAAAGATAGAACAGAATTGATGGTAGCTTGTTTATATCATGACGTTGGAACGCCTCCTTTTGCGCATGCAATGGAAGAGGTCTTGCAGATAAAGTTCGGATTTGACCATGAGCAAAATTTGAAAAATCTAATCATGGGAACAACAGGTGTTTTTGATAGAGAATTTGCTCAAATCTATCAGGGACAGGGTTTAAAAATACTGAGTGTGTGCCAAAGTAGAGAGGCCAGGAGAATAGGTTTAGATATTCATCGCATCGCTCATTTAGCAGCAGGAGATTCTCGAGAACTTCTTTCAGATTTAGTAAATAGTAAAGGTATGGATTTAGATAATATAGATAATATTTTTAGGGCTTCATCTGCAATGGGGCTAATAGCGGGGGAATGTGGAGAAACAGCAAAAATGCTTGCGGGGTCTTTTGTTGTTAAAGAGGGACAGATTTGCCTTAATGGGATGTATGTTGATCAAATACGAGAATGGCAAAGGATACGTGATTTGCAATATACTGCGATATTTGAAAGTATAGAGGATTTTGCCTATCAAACAATGATAAAAAGAGCTATAAATTTATTGTTAGAGGAAGATTGTAATACTACAGTGCTTGATATTAATTCATGGCGATTAACTGATTCGGAAATGACATATAATGTTTTATTAAGGCATACTAAAAGCCGTGATATTATGAAACGTGTCTTGTTATGCAAACCATATGTATGCTTGGGAATTCTGTATGTTAAGGGCAATGGAGTAGTCAACTATATAAATAAAAATTTACAAAAAATAGAGAAGGTAGCGGGAGAGTATTTCGTGGATTTTATGGGTATGACGGACAAAAAGATAAAATCAATAGGAATACCACCTGTTGTTGCAAACTTTTATCCAGATAAAAGGAAAAGAATGATAGCAAATAAAGTTTTTTTATGGAATGAGGAGATTAAGGTTTGTAATTCAGAAGATTATCCACAAGGAGTTTTACTGGGCCTTTTTAGCCCTTTTAGCAATAATAATTTTAAAAATGTTGAGGTTGAGGGAAAAAACCTTAGAAAGAAAATTTCTTTCAGAAAAAGTGAGTTGGAAGTAATGTGTAATATCCTGGAAGAGGGATTGTTAAAGAATTTTGAAGTATCGTTATATGGAGGTGAGGATAATGGAAAAGCTTATTCGGACTTTGAATCAAATCAATTGGGACTTTTCTGA